GACAGCGCCCGGGGAACGCACCTTTTTGCGCGCCGCGGCCCACCGACGGCTATGGAGTACACGACACTCGGGTCGACCGGCGTCGAGGTCAGCCGCATCTGTCTCGGCTGCATGAGCTTCGGCTCCTCGGACTGGCGAGAGTGGGTCTTGGACGAAGAGGACGGTATCGAACTCGTCGAGCGGGCCCGCGACCTGGGGATCAACTTCTTCGACACGGCGAACATGTACTCGCTCGGCGAGTCCGAGCGCGTCCTCGGGGCGGCCCTGGAGGGTCACCGCGAGGAGAGCGTCGTCGCCACGAAGGGCTTCTTCCAGATGGACGACGACGACCCCAACTCGGGCGGGCTCTCTCGGAAGGCAATCGAGCAGGCACTCGACAACTCTCTCGAACGCCTGGGTATGGACACGATCGACCTCTACCAGATCCACCGCTGGGACTACGACACGCCGATCGAGGAGACACTGCGGGCGCTGGACGACGCCGTCCGCCGGGAGAAGGTCCGCTACATCGGCGCTTCCTCGATGTGGACGCGGCAGTTCGCCGACGCTCTGCACGCCAGCGACCGGCTCGGACTCGAACGGTTCCAGACGATGCAGAACCACTACAACCTCCTGTATCGCGAGGAAGAGCGGGAGATGCTCCCCTACTGCGAGCAAGAGGACGTGGGAGTCATCCCGTGGTCGCCGCTGGCCCGCGGCTATCTCACTCGCCCTCACGAGGAGTACGACGCGACGACTCGCGGGGAGACCGACGACTACGCTCGCGAACACCCCTACTTCGAGGGCGGCGGCCGCGAGATCAACGAGCGGTGTCAGGAGCTGGCCGAGGAGTACGGCGCGACGATGGCCCAGATCGGACTGGCGTGGCTGCTCGACAAGGACTGGGTGGACGCGCCGATCGTCGGCACGACCAGCATCGAGCACCTCGAAGACGCCGTCGAGGCGCTCGACATCTCGCTCTCGGAGTCCGACACGGAGTACCTCGAAGCGCCGTACGAGCCGGTCCGCGTGTCCGGCCACGAGTGAGGCCTGTGGAGTGACGTGGGGCCCGGTCGGTCGGAGCGGTTCGTATCTGCGCGCGGTGCCGATACCACTAAACCGCGCCCGGCCCACGGGTGATTCGATGACAGATCCCCGTGACGACGGCGACGGCGCCGATCCGTCCACCGAGGGCGTCGCTGCCGACGCGGAGTCCGCCGGCGAGTCCCCGGTCGGCACCGACGGGTCACCGTCGTACGATCCCCAGGACGTCGAGGACCCGGCGGCCGGCGACGAGGACCGTCCGGTCGCCGAATCCGTCGAGACGCCGGGCGAACCGCGAACGCTCGATCCGACGGTCCGCGTCGAGTGGATCGTCGGCCCGCTGTTCGGTGCTCTCCTGACGGCGGCGGTCGTCGGATTCATCACGTGGGCGGTCGCCGCGAAGTACCTCCCGTTCGACAGAGTATCCAGCGCCGTCGCCGTCGGTGGCGGCCTGTTCGTCCTGTCGCTGGTGTACGGGATCGTCCGCACCGTCTTCCTCTACCGGTCGTGGCGCTACGTGGTCCGCGAGGAGTCGCTGTATCTCACCCGCGGCGTCCTCACGCGCGTCCAGACGGTGGTCCCCTACGTGCGCGTCCAGCACATCGACACGCGCCGCTCGGCGTTCGAGCGCGTGCTCGGCCTCTCGACGCTGGTCGTCTACACCGCCGGTTCCAGGGGTGCCGACGTGACGATCCCCGGACTCACGCCCGACACGGCCGAGGACCTGCAGTCTCGGCTCGAACGGCTCGCGATCGCCTCCGAGGACGAAGACGCGGTATGAGCGACGACGACTCCACCGAGAGCGAACCGACGCCGGACGCGGACGACGGACGCGACTGGCCGCCCGACCCCGACGAGCGCGGCCCGAGCGACGACTCCGCCCCATCGGCTAGCGAACGCGGCGACGCCACTGCCGACGATCCGCCGGCCGACGACCCCGACCGTGAGTCGGTCGGCCGAGCGACGGCCGAGGACGTCGGGAGCGGAGGAGGCTCGTCGACGACGCCGCGTATCGCGGGCCCACAGAAGCTCGACGTGCTGACCATCCCCTACCAGATCGCCCAGCAGGGCCTCAGCATCGCGATCGCTCTCTTCGTCTTCGGCGGCGGCAGCGCCTCGGCACTGTTTGGCTCGGGGCGAAGTCTGCTGGCGATCGGCGCGATCGTCGCCATCCTCCTCGGGATCGCGGCGTTCGTCGGCTACTTCGTCGCCCGCTATCGCCGCTTCGAGTACGAACTCACCGCCGACACGTTCGACATCAGGTCGGGCGTGCTCTCCCGACGGAAGCGGGAGATCCCGCTGCGCCGCATCCAGAACGTCGACATCAGTCAGAACGTCGTCCAGCGCGCCCTCGGGGTCGCCGAGGTGGGCCTCGAGACGGCCGGTGGCGGCGGGACGGAGGCACAGCTCCGGTACGTCGGCGTCGACGACGCCGAGGCGCTCCAGTCGGAGATCAGCCGACTGAGCCGGGTCGCGAAGGCCGACGACGGCGAGACGGCCGCGACCGACGAGGAGCGCTTCGAGACGGTGTTCTCGATCACCGAGCGCGAACTCGGGATCCTCGCGCTGATCTCCGTCGACCTCCGGATCGCGTCGTTCCTCTTTTTCGGTGCGTCCATCTTCGCGCCGTCGGCCGCCTCGATGGCGCAACCGGACAACTGGTGGGAGTACGGCCTCGGGATCGACAGCCTGATCGGCGCGTTCCTGGGCCCGCTGGCCGCGCTGGGGGCCATCGCGGCGCTCGCGCTCGTCTCGGGCGTGCTCAACGCCGCCCGCTACTACGGGTTCCGCCTCGACCGGGGCGAGGAGGAACTGCGCTACGAGCGCGGGCTCCTCCAGAAGTTCCGGGGCACGATCCCCCTCTCGAAGGTCCAGACGCTGACCCTGGAAGAGAACGTTCTCGCGCGGGCGCTGGGCTACGCCGCGCTGACCATCGAGACGGCCGGGTACACCCCGACCGGCGGGGAGTCGAACGGGTCGCAGTCGGCGATCCCGGTCGCCGAGCGCGACCGCGTCGTCTCGCTGGCCCGCTCGCTGGAAGCGTTCGACGGCTCCGGGCTCGAACGCCCGCCCAAGCGGGCGCGCCTGCGGTACGGCTTCCGCTACGCCATCGGCCTGGCGATCCTCGTCGCGTTGCTGTACGTCGGTACGATGGTCACCGACTTCCAGCTGTACTGGTACGTCCCGCTGGTCGCCGCGCCGCTCGTGCCCGTCGCCGCCCACTACAAGTGGAAAAATCGCGGCTACGCGCTCGGAGAGGACCACGTCGTCACGCGCAACGGCTTCTGGGTCCGCCGGCAGAAGGTCGTCCCCTACCACCGCGTCCAGACCGTCTTCAGCTCCCAGACGATATTCCAGCGCCGGCGCGACCTGGCGACTGTCACCGTCGACACCGCCGGCTCCCAGAGCCTCACAGGACAGGACGCGAAAGCCGTCGACATCGACGCCGAGGCGGCCGAGCGGATCCGCGAGGCGGTCTCCGACGAACTCTACGGGGCGCTCGCGCGCCGCCGCCGAGGGCGTGGTCGTTCGGGACCGGCCGGAGATCGCGTCGGACAGGCCAGCGGGCCCGGCTCGACCGGTGACGAGAGCGGGGCACCCGGCGACTGACGTCCCCCGTCATCAGACTCGCGCCGACCGCCTCCGATCGACCGACGGCGATTGCCGCTTTTCGTGCATTGAGGGATCTCCGGGCCGTAGTGCCACTGTATGATCCCCGCAGGACTCCGAAAGGTAGCCTACGCGTCGATCGCCCTCAAAGGACTGTTCGCGACGGTCGCGCCACGACTGAGCGCCCGGATCGCGGCGACGATGTCGCTCCCGGGCTTCGAGAACACCGGCGAGCTGGAACCGACCGACTGGTACGTCCGCGCCGTCCGGGCGACCGGCGTCGGCATGCTCGCGGCCGGCGGCACCGCGCTGCTCCTCGAGAGCCGCGCCGAGGCCGCGAGCGGAGACGACGAGGACTCGACCGAGGCGACCTTCGA
This DNA window, taken from Halosimplex litoreum, encodes the following:
- a CDS encoding PH domain-containing protein; amino-acid sequence: MTDPRDDGDGADPSTEGVAADAESAGESPVGTDGSPSYDPQDVEDPAAGDEDRPVAESVETPGEPRTLDPTVRVEWIVGPLFGALLTAAVVGFITWAVAAKYLPFDRVSSAVAVGGGLFVLSLVYGIVRTVFLYRSWRYVVREESLYLTRGVLTRVQTVVPYVRVQHIDTRRSAFERVLGLSTLVVYTAGSRGADVTIPGLTPDTAEDLQSRLERLAIASEDEDAV
- a CDS encoding PH domain-containing protein, with protein sequence MSDDDSTESEPTPDADDGRDWPPDPDERGPSDDSAPSASERGDATADDPPADDPDRESVGRATAEDVGSGGGSSTTPRIAGPQKLDVLTIPYQIAQQGLSIAIALFVFGGGSASALFGSGRSLLAIGAIVAILLGIAAFVGYFVARYRRFEYELTADTFDIRSGVLSRRKREIPLRRIQNVDISQNVVQRALGVAEVGLETAGGGGTEAQLRYVGVDDAEALQSEISRLSRVAKADDGETAATDEERFETVFSITERELGILALISVDLRIASFLFFGASIFAPSAASMAQPDNWWEYGLGIDSLIGAFLGPLAALGAIAALALVSGVLNAARYYGFRLDRGEEELRYERGLLQKFRGTIPLSKVQTLTLEENVLARALGYAALTIETAGYTPTGGESNGSQSAIPVAERDRVVSLARSLEAFDGSGLERPPKRARLRYGFRYAIGLAILVALLYVGTMVTDFQLYWYVPLVAAPLVPVAAHYKWKNRGYALGEDHVVTRNGFWVRRQKVVPYHRVQTVFSSQTIFQRRRDLATVTVDTAGSQSLTGQDAKAVDIDAEAAERIREAVSDELYGALARRRRGRGRSGPAGDRVGQASGPGSTGDESGAPGD
- a CDS encoding aldo/keto reductase translates to MEYTTLGSTGVEVSRICLGCMSFGSSDWREWVLDEEDGIELVERARDLGINFFDTANMYSLGESERVLGAALEGHREESVVATKGFFQMDDDDPNSGGLSRKAIEQALDNSLERLGMDTIDLYQIHRWDYDTPIEETLRALDDAVRREKVRYIGASSMWTRQFADALHASDRLGLERFQTMQNHYNLLYREEEREMLPYCEQEDVGVIPWSPLARGYLTRPHEEYDATTRGETDDYAREHPYFEGGGREINERCQELAEEYGATMAQIGLAWLLDKDWVDAPIVGTTSIEHLEDAVEALDISLSESDTEYLEAPYEPVRVSGHE